TCGTAGTCGGCGAGGATCGAGAGGATGTTCTGCGAGGTGAGCCGCTCCCTGTAGGGGACGACCCGCACGTCGGGGTTCAGCGCTTCGAGGGTACGCTTGGCCGACTCGACTTTCGGCATGCCGATCCGGTCCTCGGAGTGGAGGATCTGCCTCTGGAGGTTACTCCGGTCCACGAGGTCGTGGTCGACGATGCCGAGCGTGCCCACACCCGCCGCGGCCAGGTAGTAGGCGGCGGGCGAACCGAGGCCACCGGCCCCGACGAGGAGCACCTTGGCGTCGAGAAGCTTCGCTTGCCCGCGCTCGCCCACCTCCGGAAGGATGAAGTGGCGGCTGTAGCGCTCGACCTGCTCCGGCGTGAACTTCCTTTCCTGCTCCCAGGGATAACCGGCGTTCTTCCAGGCGTTGTAGCCCCCCGCCATCGAGACGACGTTCTCGTAGCCCATTTCTTTGAGGATTTTCGCCGCGAGGAGCGACCGCGTCCCACCGGCGCAGTAGGCCACGATGGGCGTCGACTTGTCGGGGACCACCTCCTCGACCCGCATTTCGAGAAAGCCCCGGGGCAGGGAAACGGCTCCGGGCAGGTGGCCTTCTCGGTACTCTTCTTTTTCCCGCACGTCGAGGAGGAGAAAGCCCTTTCCGTTGGAGAGCCTCTGCCGGACTTCGTCGACACTCCACTCCGGAACGGTTTTCTTGGCTTCCTCGAGAATTTCCCGGAACGTCTTGGCCATGGCAAAACTCCTTCGCTCGCAGTTCTCCTTTATAGTCCCTGCCCTTCCGAGGGTCCACCGGCGCCTTCGAGGGCCCGTCGAAGCTCCCGGATCCGCCGGTCGCTGGCGAGCGCGTGAACGATGGCGAGCAGATTCGCCCCCAGGCACGTGAACAGCGCGGCCACGCCCCACGTGAAGTGGGATTCGACGTCCGCGGACCCGTGGAGGAGGCCGACGCCGCGGAAAAACGCGACGAAAAGAACGGTCGTGGAAACCAGCAGCAGTGCCGCAGTGACCTTCGCCATCGCCCTCGGGGCTCAAGAAGCCGCGCGCCCGATGCTCGCCGGCTCGAACCTCCCCTCCCGGACGTCGCGCACGAGGTCCTCGAGCAGTGCATTCCTGCCCCGCTCGGCGAGAATCCGGGACCTCTCCATCAGGATTTCTTTCGTCTCGATGAAATCTTCCCGCCGGTAACCCCAGATCCTCGGGTGCACGTAGGTATCCATGCGGATGGCGTCGCACGGGCACGCCTCGACGCAGAGCCCGCAGTAGATACAGCGCAACGTGTCGATCTCGTACCGAACCGGATACTTCTCCACGTGAGGGTCCGGATGCTCGCCGGCCTCGATGTAGATGCAGTGTGCAGGACAGGCCGTGGCGCAGAGAAAGCAAGCCGTGCAGCGGACCGAGCCGTCTTCTTTGAGCGTGAGCCGGTGGGCACCGCGGAAGTTGTCGGGGTAGTGTTTGACTTCGTCGGGGTACTGCACCGTCACGGCAGCGCGGACCTGCCGCGCGAGACCGAGCGCATGGAGGACGTGCAGGAAAAGATTGCGCCAGAAGCGGTACACGACCACGAAGAGGCCCCGCAGGACCTCCGGCAGGTAGAGCTTCTCCCAGAAACCGAGTTCGCGACGGCGCTGCATGGAAAGTCGACCTTGGAGGTCCACTATGGGAAGCCTACCCCTTCGTGTCAAGCAAGGCCGGCGCCGCCCGGCTTCTCGCGCGCTTGTCTCTCCCCGCGAGCTGCGCCTCGAACACCTCGGGATCCGTCGTGGGTAGCTCGCACACGCCCTCCTCGCAGACGTAAGCCGTCGTGCGACCCCGGCGCGCGGGTTTACCCGCCACCCACGGGATCGCCTCGGCGATGCGATCCTCGTCTTTCCCCTCGACGACCGACGCCAGCACCCGGTTCGGGAAAAAGGTCCGCCGCAGGACCGAAAGAAAAGGTTCGAGAGAAGTCTTCTCGTCGGGGCGGACGAGCACGATCTCTTTCGGGCGCTCGAGAAGAAAATCGATGCCGGAGAGGAATTTCGGCGAGTCGGCAGGAGCACGCTCGAGGTGGCGCGAAAACGCAGCGAGAAGCTCCTCGGCCCGCGAGCGGAAGCGGGCCTTCGTCGTGAACTCCGAAAGGCGCAAGAGATTCGAGAAAGCCACGGAATTCCCCGAAGGCTCGGCGCCGTCGTAGACGGGTTTTTCCCTCACGGGGAGCTTCTCGCCGTCGTGGGGCGTGAAAAAGTAGCCCCCGTGCCCGGCGTCCCAGAACTTCTCGTCCTGCAGCTTCTGCAGCTCCAGCGCCTCTTCCAGCCAGCCGACGTCGAAGGTGGCCTCGTAGAGATCGAGCCATGCCTGCACGAGGAAGGCGTAGTCGTCGAGAAAGCCCCGGCCTTCGGCGTGTCCCTCGAAATACACCCTCCGAAGACCGTCCGCCCCTCGCAGCCCGACTCGCAGGAACTCGGCCGCGCGCGCCGCGCGCCTCGCCCACTCGGGCTCCCCCAGGACGAGCGCGGCCCGGGCGAACGCCGAGACGGCCAGTGCGTTCCAGGACAGGACGACCTTGCGATCCGTGAGCGGGGGCGTTCTCGCCTTCCTCTTCTCGTAGAGTAGGGCCCGCGCGCGGTCGAGCTCGCGACGGAGCTCCCCCGGCGAAACGCCCCGCTCGCGCGCGAACTGCTCGAGCGGTCGGGTCTCGTAGAGCACGTTTTTTCCCCCGAGCTCCCCCGCTGCATCGATCCCGTAGAACTCCACGAACCAGCCGGCCGTCTTCGGCCCGAGCGCGGCCAGGACCTCGTCCCGGCTCCAGAGATAGAACTTCCCCTCCTCTCCCTCGCTGTCCGCGTCCGTGGCGGAATAGAAACCTCCCTCGGGGTGGGACATCTCGCGGTCGAGGTAGCGGAGCGTGTCCCTCGCGACCCGCGCGAACTCCTCGCGTCCCGTGGCCTGGTACGCCTCGAGGTAGGCGACGACGAGCTGGGCGTTGTCGTAGAGCATCTTTTCGAAGTGCGGGATCCG
This Candidatus Binatia bacterium DNA region includes the following protein-coding sequences:
- the yyaL gene encoding hypothetical protein, whose amino-acid sequence is MVSFRSVVAGRRPVRFATLSFAWLFFLSSLASTVFAETGAGLRPLPGAEPFPPELEARLLAELRSKGPNYVPRTRHRNPDGSPRYTNRLLLEKSPYLLQHAHNPVNWYPWGPEAFEVARRENRPVLLSVGYSTCHWCHVMEEESFEDEEIAEFLNRHYVAIKVDRERRPDVDAAYMAAVQALSGGGGWPMTVWLTPSGEPFYGGTYFPPRDGARGRRPGFLTLLRRLHEVYRTRPEDVRRAASDLVRHLEQRVRQESVLATTDVEGVLEKALEWYRRRFDAENGGFGTAPKFPRPAALEFLLRMGRRTGDPAVLRLATRTLEKMAAGGIRDAIGGGFHRYSTDSRWRIPHFEKMLYDNAQLVVAYLEAYQATGREEFARVARDTLRYLDREMSHPEGGFYSATDADSEGEEGKFYLWSRDEVLAALGPKTAGWFVEFYGIDAAGELGGKNVLYETRPLEQFARERGVSPGELRRELDRARALLYEKRKARTPPLTDRKVVLSWNALAVSAFARAALVLGEPEWARRAARAAEFLRVGLRGADGLRRVYFEGHAEGRGFLDDYAFLVQAWLDLYEATFDVGWLEEALELQKLQDEKFWDAGHGGYFFTPHDGEKLPVREKPVYDGAEPSGNSVAFSNLLRLSEFTTKARFRSRAEELLAAFSRHLERAPADSPKFLSGIDFLLERPKEIVLVRPDEKTSLEPFLSVLRRTFFPNRVLASVVEGKDEDRIAEAIPWVAGKPARRGRTTAYVCEEGVCELPTTDPEVFEAQLAGRDKRARSRAAPALLDTKG
- a CDS encoding molybdopterin biosynthesis protein MoeB, producing the protein MAKTFREILEEAKKTVPEWSVDEVRQRLSNGKGFLLLDVREKEEYREGHLPGAVSLPRGFLEMRVEEVVPDKSTPIVAYCAGGTRSLLAAKILKEMGYENVVSMAGGYNAWKNAGYPWEQERKFTPEQVERYSRHFILPEVGERGQAKLLDAKVLLVGAGGLGSPAAYYLAAAGVGTLGIVDHDLVDRSNLQRQILHSEDRIGMPKVESAKRTLEALNPDVRVVPYRERLTSQNILSILADYDIVVDGCDNFPTRYLVNDACVMTGKPNVHGSIFQFEGQATVFYPGKGPCYRCLFPEPPPPGAAPSCQEAGVLGVLPGLVGCVQALETIKLILGIGRPLIGRMVYFDTLGMELRIHKMRRDPKCPVCGDEPTVRELVDYEEFCGLRASGGAQPARP